The genomic interval ACTTGAATGCAGGTATGTATTTGGTTAAAGTTTCGACTGATGATTATAAAACGTTTACGAAGAAGCTTATTGTGAGGTAATATTTTAATTTTGATCCTAGAGTTGATGATAATAAATTATTTCTCCTAAAGTAGCCAATAATAAACTTTGTTTCTTAGAGCCTTAGCGAGAGGTGAAAAACGAACAGTAATGGAAAGCGTATCTAAAAACATAATAAATTACATCTTAAATTTCCGCAAAGGAGATTATTTGTTGGGACTGCAGGGCGTGATTAGTATTATGGGGGCATACTTTGTTGCACTGTATTTCCTTGGCACACATGAAGAAGCTCTGATGGCTGCATCGGTATCGGTATTTATGTTTATGGAGCATAAGCGATTCGGATTCAGACGTAGAATAGCCCAGTCGCTGGCAATAGTTGGTTTTCAAATTATATTGTTGGTAATAGTCTCAGTATTTTTCAGTCAACATATCTTTTTAGCTATTCCATTTCACTTCATACTTTTTTTCTCACTCAATTATTATAATTATTTTGATAGCCCCAATGCGGTTACTTTAGTTTCGATACAGTTTTTTTATCTGTTGTCTTTAACTGCTCCAATCGAATATGAATTCTTGCCTTATCGAATATTATCTATTATTATAGGTATAGCTGTGGCAGGTTTTGGTTTGCTTGTGCTTTGGCCAACAAAAACACATAAAATTATAGAGGGGAAATTAAGTAGTTACCTTCGGATAACCCGGCAAATACTGGAGTGTGAAACTGAAGAGTATATTCAAAAATCGGATGTGATTAAAGTAGATCGCGAAAAGCTTTTTGCCGAAATTATGGATTTGCTTTACGGTTTGAAATATGGCGATGTCTTTTCTACAACCAAAGGGAAGTTCTTGTTTAAAATAGCTGTAAATATCCAGATATTAAACAGCTCTTTGCATGGTTTAATAAAATCGGGCGACTATGAACTAAGCCATAGTGTCGATTCTAAATATCCGGGATTAACAGATGAGTGGAGGTTGGGGTTTATCGAATTAATAAAACTGTTCGAGAAAGCAGTTAAGGAAGATAAACACGCATTACTTGAGTTAGAAGATAAGTTTCGTGCATTTATAGAGATGACAAATAAGATAATTGGGTGGAGCGAGGAAAATGATGTCGATAAATTGAGAGTGAGATTGTCTGAAATAAAATATCAGGTAATAACTCTTATCGATTTTGCTAAGCGATTGATTTTGTTCAATCATGAGTCTGAATATAAATCGGAAGATAAATTAGATTTTCTTTTTAGATTCGATAATTTTAGAAATAATATTGTTAAAAGTTTAAGTTTTAGTCAGCCTTCGGTACGCTTTGCTTTTCACATGAGTTTATTATTGACTTTAAGTTTAGTTCTTATAGGATATTTCGATGTGTTCGAAGGTTTTTGGGTTCCTATGACCATTTTGCTTATTCTGAAACCAAATCACGGAGGTACACAAACATTGGCAGTAAAAAGAATTGCCGGAACTGTATTGGGATTGATTTTATCGTTAGGAATAATAGTATATGCTCCACAGGAGGTAATTGCACCAATAGTAATTCTTGCTGTATTTATCTCTATTTCGGTAATTAAAACAGAGTATAGTTTCGCCGTAATATTTATTACTATGAGTGCCGTATTATTGATGGCAATCGATTTTGATGCTACTGATGTATTCTTGTCGCGTTTGATAACCACGAGTTCTGCCGGAGCAGTAGTGTTACTTTCAAATTATTTCTTACTACCTAATTGGAGTAAATTCGAGATTAAGAATAAGATGGTTGCTGTATTGAAAAACGATTTGAATGCTCTTAATATGATTATTGATAAAGCTAATCGAAAACCGGTATCAAAGAACGATATCCGCTTAAGTATGCTTAACTCTTATCAGGGACGAAAACAGATAAAAGAGCTGTACACAGTAATGCGATCAGAGCCTAAATCGAAGCAGTTAAATAGCTCGATGGGTACTCAGTTTTTGGTAGCTCACGAAAGGTTTAGTTTAAATTATAGTAGGTTTATTTATGCCGTACTAACAAAGAAAGCTGGTGTAAAACTACCCTTTAATTTTGTTAAGGAAGCATTTAACCAGGCAATCGAAAATATAATTGGTCATATCGAAGGTGATAGCAATATAAGCGATGATGCACGCGAGTCGATATATAAGTTACATGCCTTCTTGATAGATTTCGAAATGAATGATTCTCTAAACAGAGAAAACCAATCATATATAAGCGATTTACGCCGAACTACTAAAAGGCTGATAGAGTTGCGCAATTTGGCAGAGAAGAAAGACTTGGTTTTTATTCAGAATTAAGTTGTAGACGGTATTATTAACCTCAATCCTATCTTCGAACTGAGCTTATTAAACCAAAAGTATCATTTAGTGTCATAAGTATGCCATTTCATTTATTGCTTTTATAATTACTTAGGTTGTACATTCGTACAAACGATTGTATTTTGTAAAATCAATAAAAAATATAGTGCTATGAATCTGAAAAACTCTGTAATAAATTTCAAGTCTAAAATTGTTAATTCAATTTTTGTTTTAACAATGTTTTTATTTGCTTCGGGGCAGATGATGGCACAAACCATTATTAATACTTCTCATTTTAAGGCATATGATGATGCCGGAGTAACAGCAAATACTACTTTTGGACGTTTAAATAATGTTGAAACATCGCTGATATTAGCATTTCAGCTTCCTGCTATTTCGGCAGAAGAATCAATATTAGATGCGCGATTACAATTAGAGATAACTACGGGTAGTCAGGCTACTTCATTCAGAGCTTTGGATATTGATGTTTTACCAAATAAAACAACTACAATTAGCAGTGCAGATATGGGTACTGGAGCTAATGCTCAAACTCATTTTATTGATGGACATGGAGTAAGTATATCTGAAGATATTTCGCTTGCAATATCACAACAAATTGCAAGTGGTAATGTTGTAGAAGGCGATTATATTGTTTTGGAGTTAAAGTTAGGTGATTATGCACCTGCCGATAAGTATGTAAAGATATATGCAACGGGAACACCAACATTGACTTTAACAGTAGGTACACCTCCCGACCCTACAGCACCAGTTATTGAGACTATCGACGATGCAACAGTATTTACCGGTTATGGAAAGAAAATTATGGTAACTGCATCTGATGTTAATAAAGAAGACCATATAGCGTTTAGC from Bacteroidota bacterium carries:
- a CDS encoding FUSC family protein is translated as MESVSKNIINYILNFRKGDYLLGLQGVISIMGAYFVALYFLGTHEEALMAASVSVFMFMEHKRFGFRRRIAQSLAIVGFQIILLVIVSVFFSQHIFLAIPFHFILFFSLNYYNYFDSPNAVTLVSIQFFYLLSLTAPIEYEFLPYRILSIIIGIAVAGFGLLVLWPTKTHKIIEGKLSSYLRITRQILECETEEYIQKSDVIKVDREKLFAEIMDLLYGLKYGDVFSTTKGKFLFKIAVNIQILNSSLHGLIKSGDYELSHSVDSKYPGLTDEWRLGFIELIKLFEKAVKEDKHALLELEDKFRAFIEMTNKIIGWSEENDVDKLRVRLSEIKYQVITLIDFAKRLILFNHESEYKSEDKLDFLFRFDNFRNNIVKSLSFSQPSVRFAFHMSLLLTLSLVLIGYFDVFEGFWVPMTILLILKPNHGGTQTLAVKRIAGTVLGLILSLGIIVYAPQEVIAPIVILAVFISISVIKTEYSFAVIFITMSAVLLMAIDFDATDVFLSRLITTSSAGAVVLLSNYFLLPNWSKFEIKNKMVAVLKNDLNALNMIIDKANRKPVSKNDIRLSMLNSYQGRKQIKELYTVMRSEPKSKQLNSSMGTQFLVAHERFSLNYSRFIYAVLTKKAGVKLPFNFVKEAFNQAIENIIGHIEGDSNISDDARESIYKLHAFLIDFEMNDSLNRENQSYISDLRRTTKRLIELRNLAEKKDLVFIQN